The nucleotide window TGGTTGACCCTGAAGTTGATCTTCTTTGCTACAAAAGTGTACACTTTCTCTTATGTTCTCTTTGGTGGGCAGCACAAATGAACCAGATGCTAAGAGATGGGACTCACCTTGAATGGCTAACGGAAGGGTGATCGATCGTGACCCAGAAGGATCCCTCAAAGGGTGTGGTCCCATCCAACTACTGACCAATAACCTGTCTCTCCACAGCATTGAAGCTCATTTCATTGCAACCAAAATACATAGAAACATGGATCAATACATGAGCGACACACAGCATTAATACTGAGAACAACATCACTAACCCTAAAACTGACattagtcaaaaaaacaaatggacaTATTTTGAAGATCCAGCAACAGTcttcaggaacaaaaaaaaaaaaccggTGTTCAAGTCAAGAATTGGAAcaattctctgaaaaaaaacacgtaTCTACAAATTAAACCAAAGCTTTCTGATGCAGAAATAAGGAAACAGATTTGTGTGGGTtctgtttattaaaagaaaagaaaaaaaaatcaaacttttccttttctggcttggagtctgtttttttatccattCTTTTGGTTTCTCTCCAGGTCTGATGTTTCTGCTTTacaccaaatcaaaccaaagtgAGTCACAGTTTATGATCATTGAAAAACAGTTATATAagttaaaacaaagattttaagaGACTAATTTCTGCAttattacaaacaaataaataattacctatgtgtttgttttcttcttttaataacAATCGAAAGATCAAGTTTTTCCTCTCAACCTTTTCAgttggtgtgactgtgagtcCCAGCAGATCTCAGTTCTTTAAAGGAGAATCAGTGATTCTGAACTGTGAGGACGACAGCTCTGCAGGATGGACTCTGAGGAGGAACACCTCAGGAGGAACCAGGACTCAGTGTGGATCTGAGTGGGGATCAGGAGATGGTTTGTCCTGTGAGATTGATTACCTGGTTCCATCAGACAGTGGAGTGTACTGGTGTGAgtccagagggggaggagccagcagCATGCTGGTTAACATCAGTGTCTCTGGTAAGATCAGACTGTGGAGTTAGtgttgctgcagctgtgtgcagatggatgaaatgctttgtctctgtgttgAGGTGGATCAGTGATCCTGCAGAGTCCTGTCCTCCCTGTGATGGAGGGTCATGACCTCACTctgagctgtcaatcaaagaccCCTCCCTCCAACCCCTCAGCTGCTTTCTATAAAGATGGCTCCCTCATCAGGACTGAGCctacaggtcacatgaccctccAGCATGTTTCCAGGTCTGATGAAGGTCTCTACAAGTGTCACATCAGGGATCATGGAGAGTCTCCATCCAGCTGGATCTCTGTCTCAGGTGAGGAGCTCCttcagggtcagaggtcacgctcttcttcttcttcatcatctttGGTCTGTTTCAGAGAGACCATCAACCACCTCTGCTCCTTCAACCACGTCTGCTCCTGGTTCTCCTGGTTCTCCTCTCCTCCACATCCTGTTACCTGCTACCTGTGTTGGTTCTGTGGTTCTCCTGATGTCTTTGGTTCTATTTCTGTGGAAATGTTTTCAACAGAAATCTAGAGGTaagaaacaaaatcataatttaaactttaaacctctttttcatcttcttcttaATCAAATCCTCAGTTCTTGATCTTCTGTCCCTGAAAAACTTCTGAAGTTCTGAAAGAGGTTTGAGGTTCTTAAAGAAATTTGAGGTTCTGAATGATCCAGAAGTTTCCATTTTTGGAGCCACTGAGGATCTCTGAGAACATCTCAAACTGAAACAGATTCATCAGAACTTTGATGGTTTCTGGATTTACCAGGACCTCTGTTTGGGGGAGGAGCTTAAATGCTGGTTCCAGTTTGTTGTAGATTCTAGTAGAAGAAGTTCTGGATCCATCGATGTCAGTGGATGAATGGACCAATGAGGTTCTGTTCTGGTTCCTCTCAGGTGTTCTTCATGTGGAGAAGATCTCTGAGACCACAGACTGATGAACACAGTTACCTTTCAGGTTCTCTGACTTTGATTCTGCTGTTGCAGAAGAACCGCCTCCTGATGACATCACTTACAGCCACGTCAACACCAGATCAGCTGGTTCTGGACCTCCACCCAGCAGAGGTAGGTTCTCCTGTTTCCTCCTAGAGTTCTGCTTCTGAAACTGAAGGTTGGAGTGGTCTTCAACCTGAACTCAGCTGACCCtccagaataaaagcatcagtttaGTGTTGTGTTTCCACTTTAGCAGAAGTCTTAAATGGATCTTTCAGAAAGGATCAGATTGAGGTTTGATTCTTTCTGGAGCTTCTTTCCAGCCTCTGAAGCTGTGAAGTTTCTCTGCAGTCTCTTTCTGATCATTGCTGATGCTGTTCTTCTCACAGGCTGGACTGTTGGTGGTTGTTCTATAACAAACTGCAGATCTGTGGTTGATCTGGTTTTAAATAGACTTCATCTGAACAGATCAGACCATGAGACTGTCAAAGAGAAGAGCAGTCacagatggacagacggatgagTTTGGAATCAAAGTTCTGTTTGGACCAGCAGGAATAGTTCAGTCTAAAAAGAATGGAAGAGAGTCTGAGATGatctgctgcttttctgtgGCTCCAAGTATCTTCATCAATCAaataaaccaggggtgtcctAACTTTTGCCAAGAGGGAGAGATTTGGTTaagtaaatatgttttagaGAGCTCAACATTCgacttgaaattattttaacaattttgctaacaataaatgctaattaactATTCAAAGTCCCCCTCTAGTAATCGTAGAATCTGTTTTCAAAtcgttcccagtgttcttttaatcatgatgttgtttttagccaaaattaaaaaaaactgtgtcactttcaaggacatagtctctgcagagttGTGGGCAAGACTGTTGGTGCAAAAATAAGTCTCCACTGATATCtcatcatccctttttttacattctctcctgttggcttacagcccctccaaCACGTTCTCATTCTCACGTTGTCAcacattgatgtttggttaagggcTCGTCCACGTCAATAACTTCTATTTTTGGTGGTGAAGATCTGGTGATGATCCGGGTATTAGAGTTCTGGACCAGTTGGAGTTTGTGGATGGACTTGTTGGGAAgaccaaagagaagaaaatttCAGTAGTCAATTAGGCTGGTGACGAGGCTGTGGACCAAAATGGAACCCATGTGGAGTAACACCCATGCTCTTAATTTGGTAGGAGGTAACTGAAGAGTCACTGACAGAAAGGGTAAGGGTGTTGAGTTAAAATAGAATTCTTCAGAGTCTGCAGTGAGTAGCAGGTCATTGGTGATTTTGATTAATGTGGTTTGACTGGGGACAATGGCAGGGCTACAGTGAAAGAGACTAGGACGTGGTCTGAGATGGTGAGATCAACAGGTATGCAGTTTAAGGGAGTCAGGTCCAAACAACAAACTACATCCAGAGTGTAACCTTAAGCATTGGTGGGAAAATCAGTATTTTGTCCTAACTTGTGGTCAAGAATTCTGGGTCATGACCCAAAGAAAGAGATCCAGACTcgagcggctgaaatgagtttcctcttgAGGGTgtctggacgctcccttagggATAGGATGAAAAGCTCGGTCACCTGTAGGGAGCTCGGAGTGGAGCCGCTTCTTCACATCCAGAGGAGACAGTTGAGGTAGATCGGAAATCTCATCTGATGTCTCCTGGACgtctccctggagaggtgttccgggcatgtcccactggacgGAGGCCCAAGGAAGACCTAGACCAGGAAACAGGCCACatctcttggctggcctgggaacgcctcggggtccagaggagctggaggaagagaCCAGGGGGAGGGAAGTCTGgatatctttgcttagactgctgccctcaCGACCCGGtctggatgagcggaagaagatggacgGATAGTTAGCATGCCTCTTTTGAAAACAGTTACAGTGTCTGGACATATTATGCTCATTCAGTAGCATCATATTTCACTAAAACAATTCTACCACTACCAAACATTTCCACTAGTCCTGGAGGCGATGGGCCTCACTGTCaacttttattattcttttagcCTTTGGGCCGCTGGAAATTTGACcacaggccagactttggacatgcctgagTTAAAGTGATGAAGGTTCCTCAAATTCTGCTGCAGGTCTgtcaatcattttctaaaactgtgtttgtgttttcagatcCTCCATCAGATCCAATCATCATCTACTCAACTCTGAGATAATCGTCTCTTCTGAGAATCTTCTGGACTCAAACTGATCCTCTCAGATCCTGAACCAGATAATTTTTCCATGTaagaatgtttaaatgtttatatttgaatCATAAAATCTTTATTGATACAGACATTGTGTTCTAATGAACGATTCtgttgtaaatgtttgtcctgaGATGAATAAAGCTTGTAGTGAGGAGTTTGTGTGATCTGAGCTGCAGTCTGGCGCTGGTTCTTCTGGTCAGGAAGCTTCACACTGACAATTGTTACCCACACGTCTCTGTGGGTAACACTTCTGCTAAACCAGATGCACGTTAACATCAACACCCCTGCTAGGCgctaaaaaacagaatacacAACCACAAACAACAGAGTCCTCTGGTCTGCGGTTGGAAAGCATGCATGCAGTTGGTGCACGAGTCAGAGTGTGtctttgtgtatgtgtgtttgtgtatttgtgtttgtgtgtttgtgtttgtgtgattatTGTAGTCTggacaagaataaaaaaacaaataattgttAAGAAGTGTGAAGACCTTCAGGTGTTTGCAGAAGAGACGTTGTGTATTAGAATCTGCACAGGAGACACTCtgggggtcagaggtcaacagAGAAAGAGCGGGAGAAAGAGGAAGTTTCTTCTACAGCTCTGACTGCTGAGAATCTCTGAACTGAAGCTGAAGTCACAGGTAAGAGCTGCTTATTGCAGAAACATGCAGGAACTAGAGAGCTCAGGTTTCCTTCCTCTCAAGATCACATCTTCTCGTCTGCATTTAAGAGTCGGGTCAGGTCCTGTTCTGAGAGGAAGATACAGTATGTGTTCAGGAGTGTTCATAAATATTCACCTTTAAAAAGAGAATGAAGAAGTAGAACATAAACAGTCAGGAAACTGAACCCCGACCTTATGAACATTATCTAGTTCCTGTTTTCAGACTTAACAGTTCAGAAGAAAACCGGATCAGATTAAAGACTCGTGATGCATTCTGACAAAGTGTTTAGAGTCTTCTTGACCAAAAACTTCTTGAAACACCTCCAACTTCACAGGGATTGTCCAAACGACGTGGTCAGTCCAGTGTTGATCCATCAGGAGATGGACTCTGTATCCTGAACCTCCTCACACTGAGGCCTCCACAGACAGAGTTCCTGGACCGTTTAGTGAGATCCACAATCCTAAACCCAGAATCCCAGAAACTGCTCAGAGTCCCAAACGCTGATGTGTGCGACTCTACTTCCTGTTTATGTCTTTGCATAGAGCATCTCCTTTCATCTTCTCCTTTCAGGGCACAGCACAGTGAAACCCCCTGATGAGTCACACATGAATTTGTATTCACCACTTTGTGAATTTCCACCTAAACTGGGTGGAGGGGGCTGGGAAACTGAGTGGTTCTAAACTGTTTGAGGCCTCGTGTAGACCCTCCAAGACAGAAAGGTGTCTAGTGTGTCTAGTACTGTCAAAAGAAGAGAACCCAGGAGTGAAGGAAGAAGTCAATTTATTAGGTCAATAAGGAGTAGGGTTTTAGGGGTGACACCCCCGGACAGCAGGGGGCGCAGGACCTTGCAGAATCTCCGCAGAGACAAGAGGGAAAGTCAATGTCTGAGAGTGGAGGAAGTGAGAGAGGGCAGGCAGGTAGAACAAAAGTTTCCAGGTGGGGATGTCTAATCCACAGAGTTGTGatccagcaggaggaggaagaggctgAGACCTAGCTAAGGCTGAGTGAGAACATGGAGTTTGGCGCTGGCTAGGGTTTCAAAGTGAAGGGTGACTGGACATAAACAGAACAACTGAGATGTTCCGGAAGAGAGCGGAAAACAGGAGCGTTCTTAATAAGAAGCAGGAGAAGGTGAATGACATCTCGGGTGATTCCTCCAACTGGACGCCTGGGCAAACAAGGAGTGTAGCAGCTAACATGACAAAAGGACCCAGAAGACGAGTGCAACAAAGAGCAGTTTAGAACCTCCTATGAGTTTTAAAATCTGCTCTCTGGGTTGGTGATACCACAGCCCCACATGGGTACAGGTCTGGGGTTGGTGCTTGCACTAGAGTGCCTGTGAATCGATGTTCTAGCTAGGCCATCTCAAAGGGAGGATTGGGGATCAGTACTCTCTCAGCCCACCAGTGGTTTAGGCAGCAGTTCAAATGTGGATTTGACTCATTTTCCTGTTGTGGAATCTGTCTTTTAGGACATGAAACACTAGTCCTCTGGCAGGGAGGGGTTTGGGG belongs to Oryzias melastigma strain HK-1 linkage group LG18, ASM292280v2, whole genome shotgun sequence and includes:
- the LOC112140755 gene encoding protein turtle gives rise to the protein MKETCLLCLMFLLYTKSNQIGVTVSPSRSQFFKGESVILNCEDDSSAGWTLRRNTSGGTRTQCGSEWGSGDGLSCEIDYLVPSDSGVYWCESRGGGASSMLVNISVSGGSVILQSPVLPVMEGHDLTLSCQSKTPPSNPSAAFYKDGSLIRTEPTGHMTLQHVSRSDEGLYKCHIRDHGESPSSWISVSERPSTTSAPSTTSAPGSPGSPLLHILLPATCVGSVVLLMSLVLFLWKCFQQKSREEPPPDDITYSHVNTRSAGSGPPPSRDPPSDPIIIYSTLR